The DNA window GTTCGTCTCCCCGGGAAACACCCGGTCGAGCACCACGCCGAGAAAGTCTTCCCACGCGGTGATCCCCCGGCTCGCCGGATCTCGCTTGCCGCTCACGAAGTCGGCCATCTCGTTGCACCGCTGCGGGGTCAACATCGCCAAGCCCCGCGACTTCGGCTCCGTCAGTGGACCCAGCTTCTTCCCGCGAGCCGTTCGCTGCACGGGTTCGACCTGGTACAGCAGCACGACGCCCCGTTCCCCGGCGATCTGCAGTTTGCGCGCCGTCGTCCGCAGTTCCACTTCGCCGGTGAGCGCCGCGTTGGCCTTCGCCACGTGTTCTTCGGTGGCGAAGAAGTACTTGGCCTCCCGGCCGGTGTTCTCGATGGCGAGATCCAGGTTGTTCGATATCCGCAGCGGCACGCCGGGCATCCGCACGAGGTTGGCTTCCGGTGGTGCGGTGCCGGCGAAGAAGCTACCGCCCCGCTCCTCCTGGCTGACGAAGAACTTCTCGTCGTCCGGCGCCGGTCGAGTGACACCACGGCTCCGTTTGTGCTTGCTGGGGTAGCCTTCATCCCCCGGACTGACGTCGTAGTACCGCTGCACCGGCACCGCGGGCTTCGGCGCTCGCCCCGGACCGGCCGGGGTGGCGCCCGCGACCACGCGCTGCACATCGGGTCCGCGCCGCATGGCCCCGGGAAACCCGTGCTGGACGATGGCGTCGTTGCCGATGGCTTGCTGCAGGCCGAGGACGGCCTCCTGCGCGGAAGTGGCCGAGCGCTCAGCGTGCCGGGGACGCCCCTTCTTGACGGCGTCAGCCACCTTCTCCGCCTCGTGGTCGTACATCGTGCTGCCTCACCTCCGGTCGTGCCCGGTCTTCAGGCTTCGTGGTCGAGCCAGGCGCCGAATTCGCTTCTCAGCAGCAGCCGTCCGAGCTTGCGGTACTCACGGCGGATGGCGGCGACGATATCGGCCATGGCGACCGGACGACCGGCTTCGGCGGCCAGGTACGCGGCGCTGACCGCGCAGGCCCTGATGGAACCGCCAGCCAGTTCGAACGAGTTCGCGCAGAACTCCAGGTCCACATCGGACGCACGGGGCATCGCGGCGCCGAGGCAGCTTTCCCACAGGGCGAGGCGCTGGTCGGGCTCCGGGACCGGGAAGTCGACGATCACGTCGATCCGCCGGGTGAACGCCTCGTCGAGGTTGGCGCGCAGGTTCGTGGTGAGCACCGCGACGCCGTCGAAGGATTCCATGCGCTGCAACAGGAACGCCGATTCCATGTTGGCGTTGCGGTCGTGGGAGTCGCGTACCTCGGTGCGCTTGCCGAACAACGCGTCGGCCTCGTCGAACAGCAGCAGCCCGTTGACCCCGGCGGCCTCGGTGAAGATGCGGTCGAGGTTCTTCTCGGTCTCGCCGATGTACTTGTCCACCACCGTGGCCAGGTCCACCACGTACAGGTCGAGGCCGAGCTCGCCCGCCACCACCTCGGCCGACATGGTCTTGCCGGTGCCCGATTCGCCCGCGAACAACGCCAGCACCCCGGCACCGCGGCCGCCGCCCGGCCGCATCCGCCACTGCCGCAGCACGAGATCGCGGTGCCGGGCCCGCTGCACCATTTCGTCGAGCTGGGCGCGGTGTTCGCCGGGCAGCACCAGGTCGTCCCAGCCCACCGCCGGTTCGACGCGCCTGGCCAGCCTGGCGAGACCGGAGCCGTTCTGGGCCCGCACCCCGGCCCGCAGGTGCCGCGCGGTCAGTTCGCCACCGTCCAGCACGGCCAATCCGGCCGCGGCCCGCGCGGCCGCGCCGAGCTGGCCGGTACCCAGCCGGTACGGGGCCAGCGCCGAGGCGATCCCCGCGTCGTCCAATGTGGACACCGAATGCCCGCTCGCGCCCACCGCCGCCTGCCACGTCGCC is part of the Amycolatopsis sp. CA-230715 genome and encodes:
- a CDS encoding AAA family ATPase, which gives rise to MTLAQRLSLVETRVRRAVAARRAEDPQPDDPYRGLYLTPEAIDALLADPARSAVPDAIGPAPEVPAFTALTKVFGLSELDIEILLIALAPDLDPRFERFYGYLNDDVTRRRPTIGLALDLCGLAPADPAGRARFRAGAPLVAHDLLAVTEPERPLLSRTVAVPDRVTAHLLGDQAPDAALAGIATVPEESLVDTEQAAWLGRGLAAGLTPVHLVQSAGASAPELALAALAAAGRPAVVVDAAALADGEPGEVVAIALREAGLRGGGVVLGPLEALPDRGRRALLGRLAGPNPVPVLLYGARQWQAEPGRPSPVSVPVAPAPIPDRVATWQAAVGASGHSVSTLDDAGIASALAPYRLGTGQLGAAARAAAGLAVLDGGELTARHLRAGVRAQNGSGLARLARRVEPAVGWDDLVLPGEHRAQLDEMVQRARHRDLVLRQWRMRPGGGRGAGVLALFAGESGTGKTMSAEVVAGELGLDLYVVDLATVVDKYIGETEKNLDRIFTEAAGVNGLLLFDEADALFGKRTEVRDSHDRNANMESAFLLQRMESFDGVAVLTTNLRANLDEAFTRRIDVIVDFPVPEPDQRLALWESCLGAAMPRASDVDLEFCANSFELAGGSIRACAVSAAYLAAEAGRPVAMADIVAAIRREYRKLGRLLLRSEFGAWLDHEA